TTCACCAGgacaatgaataaataaatccCTTCTACCTGGGAATTGGTTTTATGTTCCTGCGACTGACGGACCACTTCTAATGACCAAGATCTTGGTTCTGATTGGTAAGGCCTGAGCCTCACAGAGTTACGTTTGTGTGTCTGCAGAGCTGCGTGAGAGCACATGTTCAGCATCAGTTGGGatttatttttaaacttttaccATTTTTTAGCAGAGAGTGTGACACGTTTTCAAATCTTAGTATTTGCAAACTTTTCCGTTGCAGATTGTTGTTTGTGGctgatcatttatttatttttctgaaaaAGTCTTTTTGTTTTCTGTCAGAATGGACGAGCAGGACAGAGTAAGTCAAGCATCCAGTGTGGCAACAATTTCTTACTTTCCTGTCGTGaaggtttgtttgtgtgtttgcacGGCTCCTTGACATCGTGCTTGGATGAATTTATGTGATACGGTGAATGCACGGAGTGTATTTATGCATGATGCTTATTCTCTCCTCTGGAAGCAGGAAAGCGATGGAAAGGTGCAGACATTTGGGAAAAGATATCAGTCTGCAAAAAGAGATCCCAACTGCTCCGTGGTCATCAGAGGATGGCTCAACAAGAAAGTAATTTTGTTTGTTTGGCTTAAAGAATTGCAGAATGTCGTTGGTGTTCATACATGAGTGTGTTGGCGTCTGTGGGTTACTTTCATTTTGCAGGACAGCTCTGGTTTGAAGCTTTGGAAGAGAAGATGGTTCGTCCTCTCCAACTTCTGTCTGTATTACTACAAAGGTAGAAGCACTAGTTCCGAGTTTCATCTGGATAAGCAGGATTTATGTGATCTAAATTATGCTTTTATCTTTTTTAAAACATAAATTTCCCTTTGATGTTTTTTAATCAGACAGTAGAGAAGAAACTGTGCTGGGGAGCATCCCACTACCAAGCTACAAAATCCTGTTCTGCACACCGCGAGAATGCAAGAACAGGAAGTTCACCTTCAAGGTAATAAACGTCTGTTTAGTTTGGACTCTAAGCATCTTTGACACCAAATTTTTAACCATTTAAATGCAAAAACTAAATGAAGACCTGTATATCTCTGTTTGCTTTTGCCAGAGTTTTAAACAGTGTGCTAACAGATGAACAGCTAATGTCTAACAGACACACAAATGAGCCAGAACCTCATTTATAATCTGTCTTCCACCTTTTATGTAGTCATGTAGTTTATGTAATTCATGTTGCAGTTGTTCTTCAATACCATCAAAGGTAATATTATTTTGCTCTAAATGAAGTGCCCCTGTAACCATCTCCTGTGTATTGTGTGTAAAACTAGGTGGTGCACCAGGGAATGCGGTCATACTTCTTCAGTGCCGATACTCAGGAGGACATGTTGGGTTGGGTCAGAGCCCTGAGTCAGTCGGCTGCTATGGAGCCCGACAGCACCATGAACAGGTTAGGCTCTGGTTTAGGGTGGACATCAGATTGTAGATGCAACCCATGATGACAAGCCTTTGTGTGTTTCGCCTCTGATCCATTCAGGCGTTGCTCAAGCTACCAGGATTTCACACAGATAGGGGGCAGCAGTGAGTCGGTGAACGGCCCAAAGTACCCTGAGGAGGAGGAGAGTCCCTCCCAGAAACACAAGCATGTCAGTCGGACCCTGAGTGAACCGAGCCATTTTGTTGGGAGGAAGGGGAGGTCCCAGTCGGAgcatagagggaggtggagtgctcATCACAGAAACAGGTGGTTGTTATGTCATCAACATGTTTGGTTAATAGGATGCATAGATAAATAATCAGTTCTGCTTCTCAAAGCCCCTCAGACAGAACTCCGAGCCCTCCTGACTTAGGCAGAAGAAGAGCTGCTGGTCCAAGCAGAGAGGACACCTCTCTTGTTGGAGAAAACACTCTGACAGAAGCAGAAATCCTGGGTTCCTTAAACTCCAGAGGACAGCTGGGGTCACGACCTCACACACCGGTGGGAAGGGTTGACCTTCGACCCCTTGATGACCCCGGTGTGCTCCAGAACCTGTACTACGCACCGGCCTCACCAAAGCTGGAGTTTAAATCTGCTCCTACCACGCCGCTCACAGAGAGATGGCATAGCCTGAGCAAGGTGATGATCATTTTTGGTTTAtcgtcatccatccattcatccatccatccattcatccatccatccgtccttccattcgtccatccatccgttcatccgtccgtccgttcgtccgtccgtccatccgttcGTCCgttcatccgtccgtccatccatccatccatccatccatccatccatctatccatccatccatccatccatccatccatccatccatccatccatccgtccgtccatctatccatctgtccgtccatccgtccgtccatctatccatccatccatccgtctgtcaatccatccatccatccgtccatctatccatccatccatccgtccatctatccatccattcatccgtctgtccatccatccatccatccatccatccatccatccatccatccgtccatccatccatctgtccatccatccatccatccatccacccatccgtccgtccgtccatccatccatccatccatccatccatccatccatccatccatccatctatccattcatccatccatccatccatccatccatccattatctgaacccgcTTATCCACACAGGGTCATGGGGGGCtagtgcccatctccagcaggtTTATTGTCATATTACCTTTAAATGAACTTGAACAGCAACTTTTTATAAATATGATTATTATAAATTTGGAGTCAATCTGAGATTAAGTTAGCTACTTTCCTTTGTAGCTGTGGTGAAGCTGTCTAAAGGATTTGGGATGATCTTCTGTAGCAGTTAAACACTGAACATGTGACATTGGAAGGAAGTAATCTGGGTAGATGTGTTCTAATGAAAAGTTGTTGCTAACTTCTAAAACAAGAAAAGATGCAGCAACTTTCCCAAAATGAAACTTGGGCTAAATGGCATCAATTTTGCAAATGCATGAATAAAATATCAACGAACACCAAAAAAAAAGACAAGATGTCCATATCTGTATGAGTTGCATGATGGGAGGCGAGTCACTGGGTTTATAATAAGCAGAACAAACACAGATGTGGAGCAGAGGACAACTTTAAAAATGTgaccttttttttcttcctctgttAAAGCCTGCACCCGTCTATGGTTCTGTCCATCATCcatcaactgggagaagacctttaGGAAAGGTGACTCATAAATAAACAGTTATAACATACATAGTCCTCACTCACTCTTAAAGGAATATTTAACTCATTTGAAATAATGTTTATATGTCAAAGTTTTTGTTAATTACTACTCGTAGATGGCTTCTTGAATAAcctcagttcagagaaatagAGTTTATAAGCTCAGGACTGATGAGCTTACAGCTAGTTTAGGTGGAGCCATTAGCTCACTGAAGGGAGATTAGGCAGTTTTGgcctgcttttagcaccccctagtatccgtttgtagaaccaaaagctaaacttatctcctcgccgtgtgttcgtctttttgacaccttaatctaacagctgaaatgtctcccagctttccttacaggagtgattcatcactaaaataaacaaatcagctgtgctcatgatctaaaacatgctggaaacacTGCAGCGCTAGGTATGTCAGCTAACTATTTCCAAGTCCCAACAGAGGGGGcctgcaactctgaagttgcaagtggaatatcctggccacagggggtgataggggctgggtggcctttcattaactcgGTAAAGAGTCATTTTATCACACACTGCCTCAAgatgatcatttaaaaatataaaaatgttgcTAATTTTTCGTTTAACACATTTATCTGAACTGAGGTCGATCAGGTTGCTATGTGTCATCGCTAGCGTTTCAAAGAAACAAACCTGTGCTAAACATGGTGAGTCCTCTGTTCATGCTGTCTCTTCCTTCAGAGCCACTCGACAGGGGCAGACTTACTGCCACCCTTGCCCCCCTCATCGAGAGCTCCCCACCCCCCACAACACCGCCGCCAACATCACTGCAGCCATTTATCTGTTTGTGCGCTTCCGCCAGCTATGGTACAGCCCTGTCTGTTAGACTGTGGAGTTAAACTGCAtctgtgttttgttgtttttattgtgtttcccTCTTAAAGataatgtatgtgtgtatgtgtgcgtgtgtgtgtgtgtgttgctatcCTTTTGTTTTGTGTCCATATTACTGCTTTGCTTCAACCAGGATGAAATTGAAGGATGCACAATTTAAAGTTTTTGCAGACATGTTCAAGCCAGTTTTGGCCAGTGAAGCAGATACCCGATCTTTAAGACCTTTAATATATGAGTTATTTTCTTTTGCTTGTTTCGTAATGATTAAAAGATGTTAGGGGTATTGAGAAtggaatgtgttttatttttgccTCAAAATGTTTTGTATCTGTTATCTATAGAAATACATCCGTAGAGTCTGTAATGAATTGCATGATAATGCTTTAAGTTAAAACTAGAACACTAGAGTGGCTGTTTGCTGATTTGCAGAGCATCACAAATCTGCACACGTTTTAATCTATTCAGATTTTTGTCCTGGCCACCTGTCTGAGGCTTTGCTGAACCTCACGCAGCCTAGTTATTTACATTTTTCCTAAAAAGTAAAAATCAGTCAATGTAAAATCTTTAAAATGTTTACAAAAATGTATCTTTGAATAATTCTGACTTATAAATTCCCAGTTATGGTCATAAAAACATTTCTGCTGAATGTCAAATCGACTCTGACACTTTTCAGACTTCTAAATCAGAAGTGAGAGAACTGCCTCCAATCCGACCTCTGGAAAGTGATGCAGATGTGAGTGTTcagagtttggcaactgtacacaATATTTAAATATTCCTTCCAGTGCAGAGATGAGTTGTATTTTGTGTTTTCAGGCCGTGCTAACGAGGTTGTGTGGGTGTGACAAGCTGCTTCAGTCTCTGTCTGTGGAACTGACTCAGCTACAAATGGATAAGGTTAGTGGTACTTCAAAATCTCTAGAATATAAACTATCAGGTTTTCATTGATTTTGAGTTAGAATGTAGGTCAATAATTACATGTCTGCACAGAAAACCTCAACAACTACACTCAATCAACTAAGAAAACATGAGAACAATGTTCCTTAAGTATTAATTATGTGTAAAGTTAAAACATTAAAGCCAAACTTTGCCAGTtttccatatttttaaatcatcttcttgagccagtatgagctaaaacgaccctttacatggttaatgaaaggccatccagcctctatcgccctctgtggccagattaTTCCACTTTACAACTTGCGACTGGCGgactgctctgttgggacttacctgggacatacctggcgctgcagtctgctagcagcacatttcctgcatgttttaggtcatgaacacagctgatttgtttaatttagtgatgagccactcctgtagacactattgaaggctgggagacattttaaCTGTtagtttaaggtgttaaaaagacaaacgcacagcaaggagttaGGGGGTTTGGGTTTGGTTTGATGACAGATaattaataacagacactagggggtgccaaaAGCAAGCAAAAATGCCAAAAGTGCCTTTAATGTTCTGCTGTCTTTACTTTCGCAGGATAGTGTTCAGTGTGCATTAGAGATGTCCaggctccaagtggaggagtggAAGACCCAGGGGCCCCAGGCCCTGGAGGAAGCGCTGACCCAGAAGGCtttgctgctggaggagctggtgacaATTCGAGCCAGAGTGTGTGATGTGTCTCTGGTAATGAGCTTAGGAACACAAGAGAGATTTtgcatttttacattttataaCAAATCTGATCTTTAATTAAAGGAAATGGAGCGAGTTTGGAATCAGTATGAGAGAATGGAGAGTGAACTATCCGTCATCCATTCACACCTGCAGCACATCTGTAACTTTGGGATGCCACAGGTCATTTCAGTCATATTTATTACACATACAGCAAATGTTATGTTTTCCACATCCTTTTGTTTGTACCAGTGATGGTGTTGTGGGTTTATATGGTGGAACATGTGACCTCTTGAACTTTCTTTCTTCCTAATCAGGAGCATTCTCAGGCTCAGAGAGAGCTGTGGATGATGGAGGACATCCTTGCTGGACTAAAGGTCAATAGAGATCATTTCTGTCTCCTGCTTGGACTACAAAGACCTCATGGTTAGTATTAGTAATACAGCTATTAAAAgaataattgtgtttttatgtgccgaatgtgtaaaaatattaaaatccgATAAATGGAGGGATCAAAACCAGGAaactgaaaagtgtgtgtgtgtgtgtgtgtgtgtgtgtgtgtgtgcgtgcgtgcgtgcgtgcgcgcgcgtgtgcgtgtgcgtgtgtgtgtgtgtgtgtgtgtgtgtgtgtgtgtgtgtaaatttatttaaaattgatCTAAACTAATTCAAATCAGTAAATGAAACAAAAGTAGTGTCATAAAAACACACCAGAACAAATGGAAAAGAAAAGTAACACATGAGTGCaagtttaaaagttgttaaataaGATCGTTAGTTAGTTTTTTCTGTGAAaacattattgttgttattaatatTTGAATATAAATACTAATAAAGGTTTTACAAAGGATGCCCTTTAATTGTTTCACCCATACACTACATACGTTTTTGTGGTAATTTTCGGGATCTTAATTTGGtccaaaataaacaaatatgtTGAATGTTCTGTGATTTATTTGCACAAATAATCAGACTAACTCTCCAGATCTGACACGGGTTAAAAAAGTGACCTTTTGTCTCCTTCCCAGTGTTCCAGTCCTCAGTTCCACTTCCTGGGTCCCCTGGTTCTCCCACAGGAAGACTACCAGTGGTGTGACTCTTTCACATTGTCCCCTTTTCAAATTCTGATTCTGGTTTTGAGCTACGTTCACTAGCTGAGAGTTTCTTAGTAACATTAGTGATGACTACAGTCCCTGCAGGAGTTGGAACTAGAGCCCCCGATCCGCCCACCTTTACCCCTGGAGCTACAGGAGAGCCACCCTATCAGGGACCAGGGCCGTGGCTGGCCCGAGTCTCCATATGAGGTAAGAAGCTCGGATTCTCGCCACTGCAGGGGGTCGCTTATACTGCACAAAATAAAGTGAAATCATTCTGTAAGGGAACATTTTTCTGTCTGATCTGATTCCTGGAGATCATCTCAAGCACaactcagcatttttttttttacccaaagCTGGGCTCGGGACCATAATGATGACAGCTGAGCGTGAAATATCcttttcttgtgtttgtgtgtctcaggGAATCTACTCCCAGGCTGCTGATCCTGTAGACAGAAGAGGAAAAATCCAGCCTGACCTCTTAAATATGAAAGCCCAGAGAGCTCCAGCTGGTTGGCACAAATAATACAAACACAAGAAACATACATATATAATGAAGTTTTATTTTCATATGAACATCTTTAAAAAGATGACGTGCCATTTTCCTGGCATTTTATCCTTAACCCCATCCCATTTCCTCTGTTTTTCTCTACTTTCTGTATTCATTTTCCAATTTTATCTTCAGAATCTCAGTCTGGCTCAAAGTGGATCCCAGCAGATGCTACCGTCCAATCAACAAAGGTTGGATTCTTTATCATATCCTTTCTAATGTGTGCCAAAACACTAAATATAGAAGCAGATATTTCCAATCACAGCCAAATTCTTTTTCTTTGGTTCCCTCGTTTCTTCCTGCAATTAGGGCATATTGCATTACCTGCTGTAGCCAACAGGGGGAGGTAGAGGTTCATTCTCAGAGCAATGGTTTCTCACTTCTGTTACCTAACCCCCAACCATCCACTGTGCATGCacgtctaaacacacacacacacacacacacacacacacacacacacacacacacacacacacacacacacatgtatggtgTTTTCTGCGGCTGTGTGTTTTCACAGGCATGCAGGCAAACACACCtacacaattagacacacacacacacagttcagcaATAAGCATCATTGTTTACATCTGGCACAAATTCTAAATATCtttagaaattaaaaacaaagatgagTGAAGAAGAGCAGATTGAGAGGATGAAGAGGAACCAGGAGAGGGTGactaacaagaagaaacctccagcttCTGCTAAGGAGCCCCAGATTCAAAGTTCAGAAGCCAGAGAGGTTTGTCACATCACTGACGTTTCTCACGGACTGCGTCGCAGTTAATAATAGTTTCTTTGTTTTAGACCCCATTTCCTTTAAGAGTAACGCGAGTTGTTACAGCCATCCTACCATCCTCGCTTGTGGCTAGAAAGGTTTCTGTGGAGGATCCGCCACCTGAGCTTGATGCTCCTCTGCTTGAACAAATCCCACCTGAGGCACAGCAGCTTCAGCTGGCTGAACGGAGCAAAAAGGTGCCATGCAAGCCAAACAGATGGCTTTTGGAGAGCCCTGACCAGGATGATTCAGTAATGAAGACAAGTAGACAGCAACATCAGGGAAGATCCTGGGCCTCCAGGATGGACTCGTGTCCAGACGGGAGCCCAACCGTGGAAACAGAAGCTCCAGGCATTCAGGCTCAAgacctaacaaactcaggaagaaGCGAAGGCCTGGATGTCCGGGTAAGAAAAggaatatcttaggtgtgttcttgctgtgtcgtatatcTAAGTCcaagctgtagttcttttttaaaacacagaacagttttgttaccagtTTCGTTTGCAGGCTGCAaaggcctgaggaagtttgcagccgcaaacgaaacgtagcgagaaaacaggtaacaaaactgttctgtgttttaaaaaagaactacagcttgGAATAAGAAAaggaataccgtaaatcctccaatacaggccggtattcaattaaaggccgggtctccaattttggccggtgtcagcggaggtaaataatggccggtctcttattgtggccggatggaatgtggtaacaagcaagtacaagcgtcccagcggcagggttatagtccccaaatcaaccagcagaaggcagtaggggttcacacagacctttattaggctttttcttcaacgctttgtaacgctacagacacgatcctctatcacgctcctaccacacagagtcatggtgtcagttaaccatgctaattcaacccgctccacagaacacacatcaccttccctgtggcttacataacactcacaaaacatgcaaatcagcacataggaactagcagaacgataggaaacacatataacacaatacccagaatgcacctggcttacaaccccagccaggtcattacactatcaagttcaaagagaacgtgctgattatgctgcagaacactctggagagcagcagtagggggtgtatgaactacagtaatccctcgtttatcgcggtagatgcgttccagacctggccgcgataggtgaaaatccacgaagtagggacttccagcatgcccctcgcggggattccctccacgtcgcacctacgtcacaaaccgcggctataaacggaagtcgcctttccagctcaccactcagtcatcgtttcttcagattcatgatcagagtttccaacctaccgatcaatccaacgaactatcagctcatagtaagttatcttacttacttctggaaagcccggcatttccgtgtcacttcgttgacgcttgaacgctcgggggtttcctagagcagccggcgtttcaccgacgctatcacttccgcgtctgtgaaaccacgctccctattgaattatcgtatgatcatgttctctttttgggggtaaaactcaagaaaaatttttttacttggtttttttcagttttattacaaaaagtgcattttatgatgaaattgatgaaaaaaaacaagaatttcttgatatttcgcagggggggggcaacgcgctgtgccagaccgtaggtactgacacgcgatcgttcatgtcggttcatttcctttaatgttttctgtcttttatttgcgcctgatgcgtttcgctgcgtgctgtggagcggggcgctgcgcgcatcaccttgtcttccgacgcactgatcactgatatggccgccaaacagcaagcgctccgctgtttttgcggtcggtagatcttttagaactgcagttcaaaggtaactcatgaggtgaatatatatgaacccaggtagcagtttttctttaggattgagaggagatgcaggaagataataaacagacaggacagaaaaatagtcaaataaaaacaagttagtttttgtacctgctgctgcaacaaacagacaccattgaagatcatcagaagtgaggaacagataatgaaataattatttttatgtttagagcagcaggaactccgagaagctgcaggcgcatcagtgagtttgcggcgctgcgcagggggagggggagagatggctgaagcaggaactaccgttgttaaaagaaatgtgtttaactttgaaaatgtgggcgcacttttaattgtcaaaaactccagcgaaccattagttcattttgctcaaatagaaatagaggcctgcctctaatactggccctccttccaataaaggcctggagcttggtgagcttgagtcaaatacaggcccgggcctgtattagaggatttacggtaactagAATAAAAAATAACCCAGAACTCCTAAAGTTTCTCGAACCATGAAATTAGGAGTGCAATTTAGTTGACTCCATTTCTCAATCTGTCTATATATAAAAAAGGAGTGGATATAAAAAttgaatctaattaattagaggctttgtaattaattaatcttaattAATCGCTGATTAGTCGTTCAGAAAAATGTGCCCTCAAAgctatttttaaataaataaataatgaggctgagaatcaaacattagacatggataTTATTACCGTAAACACAAGCTTGTTTAATTAAACAAAAGGCTTTTtatgaaaaaataaacacaaaccaaCAAATgtttataattgcaaatagaaaccatCTGGAAAGTGTTCCTGGACCTTTGTAtggtctagttgaattactgaaattaatggaaatcgcaccagattctaattgttCCTGTTTCATTGTTTgtataatttggtgtttttattagcatttctacgtaTTACTCATAATGTAACTAAATATCTATAAAATaccctttaaaaagacaccagaacAGCCACAAATATGATCGAGGACCTAAAttgactaacttttaacaccagagacaTACTCTGAGTCTGATACAATCAGTGTTACAGCAGGACTAAAGGTTCCAGTTGGACAAATGAAGATAAAAGACCGTGATCTGACGCCTGAGCGGTGAACTGGTGgcagaccttccttacatgggaagtcccgcTGTCACGTCAATAGCTGCAGATTCGACACACCTCGCTGCTGAATTATAGTAATGCACgtgatgtttagacagtcacTATTGCCAGAACAATATCATAAACCAACAGAATTTTACTTTAGAAAACTATCagagattttagttttttttttttttttgttgcttcttTGACACGTTGTTTCTgactgtttacagagtagtgagtacATGGAGCGTTTTCCCAGCTGTTCGTATGAATACTTTCTTAAACTACTGCTAAGATCAAAATgtcattctgtctggtgctttcagcgatgCACAAACATTACATAAGTGTTAAAAATGGAGCTCAACccgacttttgtaaagtttccggtgccacccggCACAGCAGAGGTCAAAGACCAAATCTGAAAAATGTCTGTGCCACGGACTCTGTAGTTTACAGgtagtttacttttatttttacaaGTTAAGAGAAGCAGCTGACGTGTTTTCCCAAATGCTGCATTAGTCCAAGCAATGCAACTTCTTCAAATTGCTCCatgttagtagccattagcagagCACTGCGCATCAGTGATATCGGTCTTCCAGGAAGTCATGCAATGACAAAGGATCTGCTtttcttgaaatgcaagctgtgattaaatgcatGCGTTTCTGAAGCagcagagtctcggccacgcctccaGCTGGCTCATCCCACTGGCCTCAGGCAACACGTGAAATGATACGGCTTGGAACTGCTCGCCTCCAAAAAATCTTCCTCCCTTTTCTCTCTTTCCTCTGATGAAGGAGGTGGAGAGAAATCCTCCAGACAAGTATACATGCCACTGTTTCTCCTTCCCagcggtgtgtatgtgtgtgtgtgtttgttagcgactCAGTTCTCTGGCAGAGTCTCTGAGTGGCGGTGGGGTGGGGGTTATGTTGGTGACATTTCCACAGCGTCGCCCTCTGGGTCCGCCAGGCACCGACTCCTATCAGCAAACTTTACAAACAGGAAATGTGGACAGATTAAGACTCTAGtaggggggtgacttactctttacatAGCAAATTAAATGTACTGATCGTCACTCAGACTAAAATGACATTTAATTACCTTAATTAGATTTTGCAAATAAAATTGAATGGTTTAATAACCTATATGGATGCCGTTCAATGTAAAAGCAACCTTATTAGTGGGCCACATCTGACACCAGAGCCACAGCCTGCTGCTGATCAGTTCTGTAGGACATGATCTCTATTTCTCAAAACACAAGCCATTCAGGAAGCTTTCTACAAGTAAGACAGTAACTATTAAAAAAATTGACAAAGATGATTGCTTCAAAAGGGCCAGAATGTCCCTGCAAACCAGTGGTTCTAAATTAgtgcacccccccaccaccaccaccaccaccacacccccGAGAGGACACGTAAAAAACAAAATTATatgtattggggggggggggggggggggattgaaaaTAAATCAGAAATGCTGCTCTAAACTAATATCTACTTAATTAAG
This Nothobranchius furzeri strain GRZ-AD chromosome 16, NfurGRZ-RIMD1, whole genome shotgun sequence DNA region includes the following protein-coding sequences:
- the plekha4 gene encoding pleckstrin homology domain-containing family A member 4 isoform X4, producing the protein MDEQDRQESDGKVQTFGKRYQSAKRDPNCSVVIRGWLNKKDSSGLKLWKRRWFVLSNFCLYYYKDSREETVLGSIPLPSYKILFCTPRECKNRKFTFKVVHQGMRSYFFSADTQEDMLGWVRALSQSAAMEPDSTMNRRCSSYQDFTQIGGSSESVNGPKYPEEEESPSQKHKHVSRTLSEPSHFVGRKGRSQSEHRGRWSAHHRNSPSDRTPSPPDLGRRRAAGPSREDTSLVGENTLTEAEILGSLNSRGQLGSRPHTPVGRVDLRPLDDPGVLQNLYYAPASPKLEFKSAPTTPLTERWHSLSKPAPVYGSVHHPSTGRRPLGKSHSTGADLLPPLPPSSRAPHPPQHRRQHHCSHLSVCALPPAMTSKSEVRELPPIRPLESDADAVLTRLCGCDKLLQSLSVELTQLQMDKDSVQCALEMSRLQVEEWKTQGPQALEEALTQKALLLEELVTIRARVCDVSLEMERVWNQYERMESELSVIHSHLQHICNFGMPQEHSQAQRELWMMEDILAGLKVNRDHFCLLLGLQRPHVFQSSVPLPGSPGSPTGRLPVSLQELELEPPIRPPLPLELQESHPIRDQGRGWPESPYEGIYSQAADPVDRRGKIQPDLLNMKAQRAPAESQSGSKWIPADATVQSTKKLKTKMSEEEQIERMKRNQERVTNKKKPPASAKEPQIQSSEARETPFPLRVTRVVTAILPSSLVARKVSVEDPPPELDAPLLEQIPPEAQQLQLAERSKKVPCKPNRWLLESPDQDDSVMKTSRQQHQGRSWASRMDSCPDGSPTVETEAPGIQAQDLTNSGRSEGLDVRAEDQFATPPTPDTTPDLSLSPEQRDAKLRRVERIRERVMRSAVRETTDNQHPIRGRRKEVHQVSLDTANNQKIKKGNGSCLVHLGSTTECQLPGGTSQEHEDKNQHLNKSKSQVKSENKTRHCGKAGNTKIKRPDSPYHVSSMTIFHKDGGNHSSEEQKRAEEVTAEDNNFKSDLRAQWFLSTKQWQGFVQIPTSGPLPNTDGPDADNRSLGWDGIIDPNELSLEVSESLKKMKENHSLFYKIACDISISDSDITKNEDQPSSRPDQEEELVITESEPTGDGTSCVQRSNQDSPSDESIVVTKTQESTHEIQDQVLVESAHVHEESTPEEYENKSELNISKPGVQKINGNQTLDDPNPIPIKEQTCLKKDVEDQTEDQERQEVLKERIQLSKEVREQDEGHKLSINPSNTRCDGGGVIRSASFGKPRVTVIKTSL
- the plekha4 gene encoding pleckstrin homology domain-containing family A member 4 isoform X5, translated to MDEQDRESDGKVQTFGKRYQSAKRDPNCSVVIRGWLNKKDSSGLKLWKRRWFVLSNFCLYYYKDSREETVLGSIPLPSYKILFCTPRECKNRKFTFKVVHQGMRSYFFSADTQEDMLGWVRALSQSAAMEPDSTMNRRCSSYQDFTQIGGSSESVNGPKYPEEEESPSQKHKHVSRTLSEPSHFVGRKGRSQSEHRGRWSAHHRNSPSDRTPSPPDLGRRRAAGPSREDTSLVGENTLTEAEILGSLNSRGQLGSRPHTPVGRVDLRPLDDPGVLQNLYYAPASPKLEFKSAPTTPLTERWHSLSKPAPVYGSVHHPSTGRRPLGKSHSTGADLLPPLPPSSRAPHPPQHRRQHHCSHLSVCALPPAMTSKSEVRELPPIRPLESDADAVLTRLCGCDKLLQSLSVELTQLQMDKDSVQCALEMSRLQVEEWKTQGPQALEEALTQKALLLEELVTIRARVCDVSLEMERVWNQYERMESELSVIHSHLQHICNFGMPQEHSQAQRELWMMEDILAGLKVNRDHFCLLLGLQRPHVFQSSVPLPGSPGSPTGRLPVSLQELELEPPIRPPLPLELQESHPIRDQGRGWPESPYEGIYSQAADPVDRRGKIQPDLLNMKAQRAPAESQSGSKWIPADATVQSTKKLKTKMSEEEQIERMKRNQERVTNKKKPPASAKEPQIQSSEARETPFPLRVTRVVTAILPSSLVARKVSVEDPPPELDAPLLEQIPPEAQQLQLAERSKKVPCKPNRWLLESPDQDDSVMKTSRQQHQGRSWASRMDSCPDGSPTVETEAPGIQAQDLTNSGRSEGLDVRAEDQFATPPTPDTTPDLSLSPEQRDAKLRRVERIRERVMRSAVRETTDNQHPIRGRRKEVHQVSLDTANNQKIKKGNGSCLVHLGSTTECQLPGGTSQEHEDKNQHLNKSKSQVKSENKTRHCGKAGNTKIKRPDSPYHVSSMTIFHKDGGNHSSEEQKRAEEVTAEDNNFKSDLRAQWFLSTKQWQGFVQIPTSGPLPNTDGPDADNRSLGWDGIIDPNELSLEVSESLKKMKENHSLFYKIACDISISDSDITKNEDQPSSRPDQEEELVITESEPTGDGTSCVQRSNQDSPSDESIVVTKTQESTHEIQDQVLVESAHVHEESTPEEYENKSELNISKPGVQKINGNQTLDDPNPIPIKEQTCLKKDVEDQTEDQERQEVLKERIQLSKEVREQDEGHKLSINPSNTRCDGGGVIRSASFGKPRVTVIKTSL